From a single Sorghum bicolor cultivar BTx623 chromosome 5, Sorghum_bicolor_NCBIv3, whole genome shotgun sequence genomic region:
- the LOC8079106 gene encoding uncharacterized protein LOC8079106, which translates to MAFISAVHWWQEWQMRVLVLGSLFVYLSLYFADTVRKSPSLGKLRFLVWLAYVGGDALAIYSLATLFNRQRQRTACGSRGSSDLEVIWAPVLLIHLGGQPTMTAYSLEDNELWKRHAMTLVSQVSVALYVFCNWWSGERQLLNAAVLLFVVGIVKFSYKPWALKRASFTSMLASSAVSLARDKRRESLIGMLWRLFTTYFVDLNPYFLDSIPPVIRVGRKRKTTRHTAQAPGEIKVEQMEGEILEDGQEAQEIDVQGEVTTLGGFVALARRCYKETRNRTSFTEGLVFAPVSLLYKMFVDLSDPYTNRLKELKFFLGFRASDSYKMIQQCLFNTFVIVYTRRRVTLTLLGAFLQASLPFLTLTSVVIFLKSHKGGYDVNDVWVTYILFGVTALHEFLPFVPHFHATWHEVVFQVSLLSFCCRQEKPTKLMRLAAIGMQKENVNKHWYVKQKPEARRITELVRQHVKDGWQSYIKGPISYRRFNNLRGQWALERHKKEQQLTRGSSNGGVDWSVLESSLRMPFDESVLIWHVATDLCYYKTLDQDQEAPQNTGDYLGETTQDTVYLARVISEYMAYLLFIRSEMLLPGARAGLFNLVSDDITAMLSNDKAARRQRRRGLEATARRVVRLMWSPDPDEIFEVSDLVLQMKNITDQLENLGNERWKVVLGVWVEMLCFSAARCSGYLHARSLGDGGEFLSYIWLLWSAMGMETLADKISKPEPPGEDEVKQEEQEEQGNN; encoded by the coding sequence ATGGCTTTCATCAGTGCAGTGCATTGGTGGCAGGAGTGGCAGATGCGCGTTCTGGTGCTCGGCAGCCTCTTCgtctacttgagcctctactTTGCCGACACGGTGCGCAAATCCCCTAGCCTGGGCAAGTTGAGGTTCCTGGTGTGGCTGGCATACGTCGGCGGGGATGCCCTGGCGATCTATTCCCTGGCTACTCTGTTCAACCGGCAGCGGCAGCGCACGGCGTGTGGGAGCCGAGGCAGCAGCGACCTGGAGGTGATCTGGGCCCCAGTCCTGCTCATCCACCTCGGCGGTCAGCCGACGATGACTGCCTACAGCCTGGAGGACAACGAGCTGTGGAAGCGGCACGCCATGACCCTGGTCTCCCAGGTCTCGGTTGCCCTCTACGTCTTCTGCAACTGGTGGTCCGGCGAGCGGCAGCTGCTGAACGCCGCCGTGCTGCTCTTCGTCGTCGGCATCGTCAAGTTCAGCTACAAGCCTTGGGCCCTCAAGCGTGCTAGCTTCACCAGCATGCTGGCCTCCTCGGCTGTGTCGTTAGCGCGTGACAAGAGGAGGGAGAGTCTCATTGGTATGCTGTGGAGGCTCTTCACTACCTATTTTGTGGACCTGAATCCATATTTCCTGGACAGCATTCCTCCTGTCATTCGGGTTGGGCGCAAGCGCAAGACCACAAGACACACGGCGCAAGCACCAGGCGAAATAAAGGTCGAACAGATGGAAGGAGAAATCTTAGAAGATGGCCAAGAAGCTCAAGAAATTGATGTACAAGGGGAGGTCACCACTCTTGGAGGATTCGTAGCACTAGCAAGGCGGTGCTACAAGGAGACACGGAACAGGACCAGCTTCACGGAGGGACTTGTGTTCGCACCAGTGTCCTTGCTTTACAAGATGTTTGTGGACCTGTCAGATCCATACACTAATCGGCTTAAGGAGCTCAAGTTTTTCCTTGGGTTCAGGGCCAGCGACTCATACAAGATGATCCAGCAGTGCCTCTTCAACACATTTGTGATCGTCTACACAAGGAGGCGGGTAACCCTCACTTTACTTGGCGCCTTCCTGCAGGCGTCGCTCCCGTTCCTGACGCTGACTTCGGTGGTCATCTTCCTCAAGAGCCACAAGGGTGGCTACGACGTGAACGATGTCTGGGTTACCTACATCCTCTTTGGTGTCACTGCTCTGCACGAGTTTTTACCCTTCGTGCCTCACTTTCACGCCACATGGCACGAGGTGGTTTTCCAGGTCAGCCTCTTGTCATTCTGTTGTCGCCAGGAGAAGCCCACCAAGCTAATGCGGCTAGCTGCCATTGGCATGCAAAAGGAGAACGTCAACAAGCACTGGTACGTCAAACAGAAACCTGAAGCCAGAAGGATCACTGAGCTTGTGCGCCAGCACGTCAAGGATGGGTGGCAAAGTTACATTAAAGGACCAATATCATACAGGAGGTTCAATAATCTCAGGGGCCAGTGGGCACTCGAGAGGCACAAGAAGGAGCAGCAGCTGACCCGAGGCAGCAGCAATGGCGGCGTGGATTGGAGTGTCTTAGAGTCGAGCTTGAGGATGCCGTTCGACGAAAGCGTGCTCATCTGGCATGTGGCCACGGATCTCTGCTACTACAAGACTCTAGATCAAGATCAGGAGGCCCCCCAAAACACCGGAGACTACTTGGGAGAGACTACTCAAGACACGGTTTATTTGGCAAGGGTGATATCCGAGTACATGGCCTACCTGCTCTTCATCCGTTCTGAGATGCTGCTGCCTGGTGCCAGGGCAGGTCTCTTCAACCTTGTCAGCGACGACATCACGGCCATGTTGTCGAATGACAAGGCAGCGAGGAGGCAGCGGCGGCGAGGCTTGGAGGCGACTGCTCGCCGGGTTGTTAGACTCATGTGGTCGCCCGACCCGGACGAAATTTTTGAGGTGAGCGACCTGGTTTTGCAAATGAAAAACATCACTGACCAGCTCGAGAACCTTGGTAACGAGAGATGGAAGGTGGTCTTGGGTGTGTGGGTGGAGATGCTCTGCTTTTCCGCCGCCCGGTGCTCAGGCTACCTGCACGCCAGGAGCCTGGGTGATGGTGGGGAGTTCCTCTCCTACATCTGGCTGCTTTGGTCAGCCATGGGGATGGAGACATTGGCCGATAAGATCAGCAAGCCCGAGCCTCCGGGGGAAGACGAAGTaaaacaagaagaacaagaagaacaaggaaataATTAG